In Colletotrichum destructivum chromosome 1, complete sequence, the sequence GAGTGAGAACTGATCCGAGCTACCGATGCTCGCTGCCTTCGCCTCCAAGACAACGGAGTCACGAGGGCGGATCCAGACATCAGGCCTCTCGAATTGccggtcgccgccggcgagctcgatGAATTCAACGGGCGGTTTCCTCGGGTCCCATTGCATCCACTTGCCGTCAGTCCTGTGACGAATCTCTGCGTAATCTTCTGCTCGGAAGCCACCACCCACTTTGAAGAAGCTGAAGCACTTCTCTGGGTTGGCGCCAGCTTGGATGTGGTTTTCGCTGACACGGAGACCGCACATGAAGCTGGAAAGCGCACCGCCTCTGCGGCCTGAGCCGTAGTAGCCGCCAATAACGACACAGTCTAATGACTCTCCGAATTCAGACATGTATTCTGGCTTCACCTTGAGCCAGTCGTCGTTGCGGCTGTTGAGTCTGTACATTGATCGTGGATTTTTGAGGACGAGTCCTTCCGACGCCTCGGCGACAACCTTACGAAGCAGCGGCTCGATGGCATCCGGCGACGTAGCGACTTCGTAATCGTGGATCTCCAGCCTCCTGTGGACGCCTTTTACCGTCTTGGACAATGCTAGCCGGCGATCTCGCAGGGTATACTGAGTCAACGGCTTGTCGTTGAGCAGTAGAATGTCAAAAACGCGGTAGAGcgggcgggggccggagTTGTTGTATGGGTTGTTCTGCTCCGCCAAGGCAGCTGTCTTGAGGGTTCCGAACGGCATAATTTTGTCAACTTCGGGGTCCCAAGTGATCATCTCTCCATCCAAGATGAGGTTCCGTACTCCTGCCGCAAAAGCGTCCCCGAGGTGGCGGGTTAAGGCCCCTTTCTCATCCCTAAGGCCGTTGCCGTATAGGTACGTATAATCTTTGGCCTTGCGGGACCAGAAACCAAAGCGTCGTCCTCCCGGAACACTCGAATCTTCCGTGACGTGCATCTGCATGCGTTCGCCGTCCAACTTTTCTTCAATCCAGAACTCGGGGTCTTCTTCGGTTGGTCGAAGGTAATCGATCATCTTttggaaggaggagggcatcTGGAACTGGGCGAGCTGTGGTTGAAAGCACTCCATGAGACAGACGCCCGTATCCTCCTGCTCTAGTCGGATTTGGGGATCGTACAATTCCCAGCAGACGCGTCGCAAGCTCGAAGAGACGCTGAAGAGCGCCTCACCATCCGGATGCCATAGGTCAAGAAAAGTCCTCTCGGTTGCTCCGACTTTCATTTGCTTCAAAACAATACGGATAAGCCACATCATTTCCTCGGCATTCATGCGCTCGTAAAAGATCTCGAAAACCTCAAGGTTCTCAAGTTCCCCCGTCGACGCGGCGAGCCTGTCCAGCGACTCGTTTACTTCCGCGATCGTCATGTCGCCAACTTCTATTCGCATCGGTCGCTTGGACAGAACCTCGAAGCACCGGCCTGCAAAGTCACCGGCCATCCGCGACGCAGTGGTGTGACCGGGGAGCTTCCAATGGAGAAGGTTGTGTCCATCTTCCGAGTTCTTATCAATCTTCATTAGCTTAACGAGAAGCTTTCCTATAGCATTCTCTTTCAGGCCATAGACGCCACGATCTCGGTCCTTATCGGGGAGTATCAATCGTAGCGCTGGGTAAATGTCGTTCCCCACATCGTTTCGCCATCGCGAGATGAATCGCTCGATGATGTGTCGCCTCTGCTCTTGAGTTGACAACTTGGTGGGACCATGGGGTCCCTTTTTGGCGCGAGGGGGGCCGCGACCGGCCGGCTGTTTCTTGTTCTCATTGAGAGGATTGAAGAGACTCTTAAACAACTCGGAAAACCGCATGGTCTGCGAGTGGTTACGCGGGCGGTTAGGATATCTAGAAAGCTGTGAGCAATTAAGGTCTACATAACAGGTAAAGACAGCTCACTTCTCTTTGAGTTCCTCCAGTGTcatgccgccgatgagatactgtttctcttcttcttcttgtgcAGCAGCATTGGGCGACCGGGGTCGCTGTCGTTGGCTCATTGTTGTTAGTGGTCGAGCAGGTGCTACCGTGACAGAGAGACAAAGTAGCGCTATTGAAACTCGAATGCTGAGGTTGATTAGTAGGATTGGTGATGAGACGCAAGATCGAATCTGTGGGAGTTCCAGGCGGCAGAAGGTGTAGCCATGACTTATAATAGGGACGTACCCCGTTGGGTGTGGCTGGCCGTTGAAGTTGAAAGGAAGTGGGATGGTTGCCTTGGGGATGCTGCCTGGAGGTAAATGCACTAAAGCGGCTGGGGTGGGTCTACTGGATCAGATCACAAAGTTGGAAAAAGACAATATGGCCTTATGCTATTAGAGGAAATAGCATCCCGCATTAAGCATACGGAGCAACATCACCCAATGAAAACACGGTGTGGTGACAGAATccttgcatgcttctatgcgagtcatggacataacccatccagaaTGGTCTAACTGTACTTAAATAGGCCAGCCTGTTATTTCCACCTAGCCCTAGCTCTagaacagttattaggatagcattaggcctACAAGCCTGTAGTGATCCtatccactctttagtacgaatagacactcttttctgcttACTTATATATGCATATTCTGCTAGCTACCCTAACAAACTGTTAGTTATAAGCCTAGTTAACTCTAGCAACTGTTGTCTTAATTAATTCCTTTAGCTAAGAGGTAAGGACCTATTAGTTAGACAGC encodes:
- a CDS encoding Putative DNA ligase, ATP-dependent, BRCT domain, DNA ligase, ATP-dependent, central gives rise to the protein MSQRQRPRSPNAAAQEEEEKQYLIGGMTLEELKEKYPNRPRNHSQTMRFSELFKSLFNPLNENKKQPAGRGPPRAKKGPHGPTKLSTQEQRRHIIERFISRWRNDVGNDIYPALRLILPDKDRDRGVYGLKENAIGKLLVKLMKIDKNSEDGHNLLHWKLPGHTTASRMAGDFAGRCFEVLSKRPMRIEVGDMTIAEVNESLDRLAASTGELENLEVFEIFYERMNAEEMMWLIRIVLKQMKVGATERTFLDLWHPDGEALFSVSSSLRRVCWELYDPQIRLEQEDTGVCLMECFQPQLAQFQMPSSFQKMIDYLRPTEEDPEFWIEEKLDGERMQMHVTEDSSVPGGRRFGFWSRKAKDYTYLYGNGLRDEKGALTRHLGDAFAAGVRNLILDGEMITWDPEVDKIMPFGTLKTAALAEQNNPYNNSGPRPLYRVFDILLLNDKPLTQYTLRDRRLALSKTVKGVHRRLEIHDYEVATSPDAIEPLLRKVVAEASEGLVLKNPRSMYRLNSRNDDWLKVKPEYMSEFGESLDCVVIGGYYGSGRRGGALSSFMCGLRVSENHIQAGANPEKCFSFFKVGGGFRAEDYAEIRHRTDGKWMQWDPRKPPVEFIELAGGDRQFERPDVWIRPRDSVVLEAKAASIGSSDQFSLGFTLRFPRFRRLRSDKNWDEGLSVQEFLDLRKRVEEEAKEKTMSVENRKRKSVKRAKREVVISGTENMPAQFEGQKSKLFDGLEFCVLSESLRPFKKTKAQLETLIKENGGQVSQRAIPRSEMILVADKNVIKVASLVKEGHKEGGVDIIKPKWIQDCLEQADESFLLPYEDRHLQHATKALKTVALQNTDMYGDSYARNIGLDELRAIFKSMPKREPDTEPFDKPQFLNQLEERGHGIGQLKGLIFRRCTVYLHEANGEGERDNINMLKYRNYLTFGGARLASGVDDEGATHIVLIGKGDGCKEAAEDLRRETSSRRKIPHIVTRHWVEDCWREKTLLDEERYKRI